The DNA window GTGTCGAAGTTCGTGTTCACCCATTTCGGCGTGAGGCAGAGCTCCCGGGCGACGGCTTCCATGAGCTCGACGTCGAACCCTGTCGTTTCGCCGCTCTCGGTGAAGTATTCGAAGGGCGGATACGGGATGTCCGAGCCGATCGTCAGCGTCTTCGGCTGCACCGTCGAGAGCGAGGGGCAGCCGGAGAAGGGCACGGCCGTCGCCTCTCCCGCGGACGACGGGAGCGGCTGCCCGGGGAAATACTTGGTGAAGATCGCCTCGTACGTGCCGTCGGCGAAGAGGTTCCCGAGCGCCTGGTCGATGCCGTGGAGGAGCGCCGTGTTCTCCTTGTCGACGGCGAATGCATACTTTTCACCATTGTCGATCCGCTGGACGATCTCGAGAGCGGGCTTCCTCTCGACGACGTCTTCGGAGATCGGCAGGTCGTTGATGATCGCCTGGATCCGACCCGCCTCGAGCGCGTTGTACATGTCGGGGGCCTTGAGGAAGGTCACGATCTCGACGCCCCTCGGCGCGAGCGTGTCCTCCGCATAAAAAGCGCCGGTCGTGCCCCGCTGCACGCCGACCCTCGCCCCGGGCATGAGGTCGTTCACGCTCGTGATCGGGGAGGTCGGGGCCGGGGGCGGCGCCCTCCTGTCGCACGCCGCAGCGGACAGCGCCGCCGCGGCGAGCAGGGCCGGCGTAAAGGCGAATCGCTTCTGCATCGTCGTCCTCTCTTCGCAAGAAACCGGGCACGAACCGGACCAGGCGCCGCGCGGCGCCGCTCGACCTCGAGGGCGCGCGAGGCCATTCGGGTTCGCCGCTTCCTTTCCCCGCGTTTGGCTCTACGTGCCTGTCGAGGCCGCGGCATTTGCCGAGCCGCACCGTGGCAGGCCCCTCATGGACATCCCGGAGACTCGTGTCTTCCTCGACGAGCTCGTCGCCCTTCGGCGCGGGCTGCACCAGATACCCGAGCTCGCGTTCCTGGAGGAGAGGACCGCCGGTCTCCTCCTGCAGGAGCTCTCGCGCCTCCGGATCGCCGCGACCTACGGCGGGCGCGGGACGGGCGTGGTCGGCCGGATCGAGGGACGCGACCCGGCGGCCCCCGTCATTGCGCTGCGCGCGGAGATGGATGCATTGCCGGGCCACGAGTCCACGGGCCTGCCCTTCGCCTCGCAGCATCCGGGGCGCGTGCACGCCTGCGGCCACGACGCGCACATGACCATGGTGCTCGGGGCGGCGCGGCTGCTCGCGCGAGGCGAGAGGCCCGCGGGGGACGTGGTGCTCGTCTTTCAGCCCGCCGAGGAGCACGGCGGCGGGGCGCGCGTCGTGATGCAGTCCGGCGCGCTCGCCCGTGTCTCCGCCATCTTCGGCGCCCACGTCACCCACCATTATTACACCGGGCAGATCATGGTCACCGAGGGCGTGGTCACGGCGCAGTCGGACCGGTTCGTCCTGCGCGTCCGCGGCAAGGGCGGGCACGGCGCGCGCCCGCACGAGACCGTGGACGCGGTGATCGTCGCGGGATTCTTGATTTCAGCGCTGCAAACGCTGGTCTCGCGCGAGGCCGATCCCCTCTACCCCACGGTGGTCACCATCGGCCGCGTGCAGGCGGGCACAGCGGCGAACGTCATCGCCGAGGAGGCTTTGCTCGAGGGGAGCATTCGCACGACCGTCCCGGCGGCCCGAGCCCGCGTGCTCCACGGCATTCGCCGCATGGCCGGCGCCGCGGGCGCCTTGCACGGCGCGGACGTCACCGTCGAGCTCTTCGAGGGATATCCTCCCGTGGTGAACAGCGCGCTCGAGGCCTCGATATGCCGCCGCGCGGGCGAACGCGTCTTCGGCGCGCGCGACGTCTTGCCCCAGGAGCACCCCAGCATGGGCTCGGAGGATTTCGCCTATTACCTGCACGAGACGCCCGGCTGCTTCGTCCGCCTGGGCGCGCGCAAGCAGGGCTGGGACTACGTCCCCTTGCATAGCCCCGCCTTCACCGTGGACGAGGACGTATTGCCGCTCGGCGCGTCCTTCTTCGCGGAGGTCGTGCGCGAGGCACAGCGCTCGTTACCGGGGCCGAGGCCGAGGCGCCCATGATGATCCGCGATTTCCAGCCGAGCCCGCCCACGGTCGGCCTCGAGCTCGAATGGCAGCTCGTCCACCACGAGACCCTCGATCTGCACGACGGCATCTTGCCCTTGCTCGAGCTCCTCCCTCTTGATCCCCTCGTCAAACCCGAGGCGATCGAGCCCTGCGTGGAGGTCGTCACGGCCCCGATGGCGTCGACGGCGCTCCTTCGTGGCGCCCTCGTCGAGAAGGTCTCCCGTGTCCAGGAGGCCGCGGCGCGGCTCGGCGTGACCCTCGTCGGCGCGGGCACGCACCCCTTCTGCGAGCGCCTCGTCTCCGTCACTCCATTGCCGCGGTACCTCGTGATGCAGCGCAGGAACGGGTATCTGGCGAATACGCAGATCGCCTATGCGCTCCAGGTCCACGTGGGCATGCCGTCGGGGGAGGTCGCGATACGCGTGATGGGCCTGGTGAGCTCGGTCTTGCCCGTCCTGCTCGCGCTCTCGGCCTCGTCGCCCGCTCATCACGGGCGGGAGACGTCGTTCGCCTCGTTCCGGCGCTGCCTGCTCGCGCCCACGCGCACGAGCGGGAGCGCCCCCGCGTTCGACGACTGGGCGGCGTTTTTGCATTTCGTGGACGTGTCCGAGCGGGCGGGGATGTTCGAATCGTACCGCGACATCCACTGGGACCTGCGCCCGCGCCCCGACCTCGGCACGCTCGAGGTGCGGATCATGGATGCGCAGCCCACGGTCGAGGACGCGCTCTCGCTCGGCGCGCTCGTGCATTCGCTCCTCGTGCTCGTGATCGAGGACCGGGCGCCCGATCCGCGCCTGCCTCGGCGCGTACCCTGGTGGATCGAGAAAGAAAACTGTTATCGAGCTTCGAGAGACGGGCTCGAGGCCGAGCTCGTCATCGACGCCGAGGGGCATTCGCGGCCGCTGCGGGGGATCGCCGAGGACCTGTTCGCCCTGGTCTCGCCGGAGGCGCGCGCGCTGGGCGAGCAGGCGGATCTCGCGCGCGCCGAGGGCCTGCTCGCGCGGGGGAGCTCGAGCATGCGGCAGATCGAGCTCTTCCGGCGGACCGGATCGATGAAGGCCGTGACACGAGCGCTCGCGGACGAGCTCGTCGAGGAGCTCGCGCGCGCGAACGTGGTGCCGCGGGTCGCGTGAGGGGCGCCGGGCCGCACCTTTGCGTGGCGCCGTATTGTGGTTCGTGACGCCCGTTCTAGTCTTGGACCCGATACGCCGGGCGAGGACGCAGACCGGAACGGCGGTTCCAGGGAGCGGGCGAGATGGGCGGCATGCGCGGGAAACGAATCGCGGAGAGCGCGACGCTCGCAGGGCGCTACGAGCTCCTCGAGGTGCTGGGCGAGGGCGCGTTCTCCACCGTGTACAAGGCGCGGCAGTTGACCACCCACCAGCCGGTCGCCGTCAAGGTGTTACGCGTCGTGGAGGGTGGTGGCTCGCAGGCGCTGAACAAGCGAAGAATCGCGCGTTTCCACCGCGAGGTGCATATCTGCGCGCAGATGCACCACCCGAACATCGTGCACCTGCTCGACTCGGGGCGGGCCGACGAGGGGCTCGTGTATTCGGTCTTCGAGTTCGTGCCCGGGAAGGACCTCGCCAAGGTGCTCGCCGAAGAAGGCCGCCTGAACCCGCTCGAGGCGCAGCATTTCATGTTGCAGGTCCTCGACGCCCTCGCCTGCGCGCACGCGAGCGGCGTGGTGCACCGGGACCTCAAGCCCGAGAACCTGCTCGTCACGACCACCGGCGCGCGGCGAAACGTGCTCGTCCTCGATTTCGGCGTCGGCGCGCTCATGGAGGAGGCGCGCCGAGGAAAGCGCCGGATCACGATGTCCCACGAGTCGCTCGGGACGCCCGCTTATGCGGCGCCCGAGCAGCTCCGCGGATTGCCGCTGACCCGGCGATCGGATCTGTACGCGTGGGGGCTCATGTTCCTGGAATGCCTCACCGGCAAGCGAGCCGCCCCGGGCGCGACCATGGCCGAGGTGATGGCCGCGCAGCTCTCGCCCGAGCCCATCCCCATTCCCGCGAGGATCGCGGAC is part of the Polyangium spumosum genome and encodes:
- a CDS encoding M20 metallopeptidase family protein — translated: MDIPETRVFLDELVALRRGLHQIPELAFLEERTAGLLLQELSRLRIAATYGGRGTGVVGRIEGRDPAAPVIALRAEMDALPGHESTGLPFASQHPGRVHACGHDAHMTMVLGAARLLARGERPAGDVVLVFQPAEEHGGGARVVMQSGALARVSAIFGAHVTHHYYTGQIMVTEGVVTAQSDRFVLRVRGKGGHGARPHETVDAVIVAGFLISALQTLVSREADPLYPTVVTIGRVQAGTAANVIAEEALLEGSIRTTVPAARARVLHGIRRMAGAAGALHGADVTVELFEGYPPVVNSALEASICRRAGERVFGARDVLPQEHPSMGSEDFAYYLHETPGCFVRLGARKQGWDYVPLHSPAFTVDEDVLPLGASFFAEVVREAQRSLPGPRPRRP
- a CDS encoding carboxylate-amine ligase, producing MMIRDFQPSPPTVGLELEWQLVHHETLDLHDGILPLLELLPLDPLVKPEAIEPCVEVVTAPMASTALLRGALVEKVSRVQEAAARLGVTLVGAGTHPFCERLVSVTPLPRYLVMQRRNGYLANTQIAYALQVHVGMPSGEVAIRVMGLVSSVLPVLLALSASSPAHHGRETSFASFRRCLLAPTRTSGSAPAFDDWAAFLHFVDVSERAGMFESYRDIHWDLRPRPDLGTLEVRIMDAQPTVEDALSLGALVHSLLVLVIEDRAPDPRLPRRVPWWIEKENCYRASRDGLEAELVIDAEGHSRPLRGIAEDLFALVSPEARALGEQADLARAEGLLARGSSSMRQIELFRRTGSMKAVTRALADELVEELARANVVPRVA
- a CDS encoding transporter substrate-binding domain-containing protein yields the protein MQKRFAFTPALLAAAALSAAACDRRAPPPAPTSPITSVNDLMPGARVGVQRGTTGAFYAEDTLAPRGVEIVTFLKAPDMYNALEAGRIQAIINDLPISEDVVERKPALEIVQRIDNGEKYAFAVDKENTALLHGIDQALGNLFADGTYEAIFTKYFPGQPLPSSAGEATAVPFSGCPSLSTVQPKTLTIGSDIPYPPFEYFTESGETTGFDVELMEAVARELCLTPKWVNTNFDTIFTSLSAGRFDAVAAAVTAYAPEGSPSHATVEARQKIVSFTKPYYSALQALTVKASD